A genomic stretch from Myripristis murdjan chromosome 12, fMyrMur1.1, whole genome shotgun sequence includes:
- the ccdc62 gene encoding coiled-coil domain-containing protein 62 isoform X2 — translation MMDERRRPCHSSGRHGKTSTCLPCSSDTSFHPRHSTPVTKENGGSPREASHVFMPSNSEVHRMTRGLTKSTEPLPTDSFCHPILQDTQVSVSGMDSAMIQRQRRELQLLIVEMRDRDRELNSMAAFHQKQLLAWEQDRQRVLTLEQRCARLDDELQKRNEVIRVLSKRVCFVETRERGVQKELIVTQEQLHKLEEKQQHTSQKCQDFEEKNQSLNSTVMALSSQVGSLQVREEELSAMLKFKDKDMTEANIRIVELTARLQDMETSLKESRSEESRLLKELKEKKQRYREAKHENTLLKEDLQQQIAQSSAQREEIIRLKQSHELLHRDLLLSGEGDSWKDELLTLASSRQQRAESELRCLRQVCENQQNDLQLLQLNLESARESLREKSVQEPLCRIWTAFCLLASLRGILCLSTTFLLHQRPVCKAQSVLTWDSSLPT, via the exons ATGATGGACGAAAGGCGAAGACCATGCCATTCTAGTGGAAGACATGGAAAGACATCAACCTGTTTACCGTGTTCATCTG ACACTTCATTTCATCCCCGCCACAGTACTCCAGTGACTAAG GAAAATGGTGGATCTCCTCGGGAGGCAAGCCATGTTTTCATGCCATCCAACAGTGAGGTACACAGGATGACAAGAGGGTTGACTAAAAGTACTGAGCCCCTCCCCACAGACTCCTTTTGCCATCCCATCTTACAAGACACTCAG GTTTCAGTGAGTGGTATGGACAGTGCCATGAtccagaggcagaggagggagctgcagctgctgattgTGGAGAtgagagacagggacagagagctCAACAGCATGGCTGCTTTCCACCAGAAGCAGCTTCTGGCCTGGGAACAGGATCGCCAGAGGGTGCTTACCTTGGAGCAGAGGTGTGCCCGTTTGGATG aTGAGCTGCAGAAGCGTAATGAGGTGATCAGGGTCTTGTCTAAACGTGTCTGCTTTGTGGAAACCAGGGAGAGGGGGGTCCAGAAAGAGCTCATTGTTACCCAGGAGCAGCTTCACAAGCTTGAAGAGAAACAACAGCACACCAGCCAAAAATGTCAAGATTTTGAG GAGAAAAATCAAAGCCTCAACTCTACAGTCATGGCTCTGTCCTCTCAAGTTGGCTCTCTGCAGGTCAGGGAGGAAGAACTGAGTGCCATGCTCAAATTCAAG GACAAAGATATGACTGAGGCGAACATTCGTATTGTGGAGCTCACAGCACGCCTGCAGGACATGGAGACATCACTGAAGGAGAGTCGCTCAGAGGAAAGCAGACTCCTGAAAgagctgaaggaaaaaaaacaacgttACAGGGAGGCCAAGCATGAAAACACACTACTTAAAG AGGACCTACAGCAGCAAATAGCACAAAGCAGCGCCCAGAGAGAAGAGATCATCCGCCTCAAACAGAGTCACGAGCTGCTTCACAGGGATCTGCTCCTGTCAG GGGAGGGAGACAGCTGGAAAGATGAACTGCTCACACTGGCTAGCTCCAGACAGCAGCGTGCAGAGTCTGAGCTGCGCTGTCTGCGACAG GTGTGTGAGAATCAACAGAATGACCTTCAGCTGTTGCAGCTGAACCTGGAAAGTGCCCGGGAATCCCTGAGGGAGAAGAGCGTTCAGGAACCCCTTTGCAG GATCTGGACAGCTTTTTGCCTTCTTGCCTCATTGAGAGGAATTCTGTGCCTGTCAACAACATTCCTACTCCACCAGCGGCCAGTTTGCAAAGCACAGTCAGTGCTGACCTGGGATTCTTCTCTGCCGACTTGA
- the ccdc62 gene encoding coiled-coil domain-containing protein 62 isoform X1, producing MMDERRRPCHSSGRHGKTSTCLPCSSDTSFHPRHSTPVTKENGGSPREASHVFMPSNSEVHRMTRGLTKSTEPLPTDSFCHPILQDTQVSVSGMDSAMIQRQRRELQLLIVEMRDRDRELNSMAAFHQKQLLAWEQDRQRVLTLEQRCARLDDELQKRNEVIRVLSKRVCFVETRERGVQKELIVTQEQLHKLEEKQQHTSQKCQDFEEKNQSLNSTVMALSSQVGSLQVREEELSAMLKFKDKDMTEANIRIVELTARLQDMETSLKESRSEESRLLKELKEKKQRYREAKHENTLLKEDLQQQIAQSSAQREEIIRLKQSHELLHRDLLLSGEGDSWKDELLTLASSRQQRAESELRCLRQVCENQQNDLQLLQLNLESARESLREKSVQEPLCSQDLDSFLPSCLIERNSVPVNNIPTPPAASLQSTVSADLGFFSADLKDRLLDESGQVQASLERTSLKPPRSLQNSDTSLNKSQDSGTIQPHHRCTCQTPPHPPNPSNTQAQSDSTQRQPQ from the exons ATGATGGACGAAAGGCGAAGACCATGCCATTCTAGTGGAAGACATGGAAAGACATCAACCTGTTTACCGTGTTCATCTG ACACTTCATTTCATCCCCGCCACAGTACTCCAGTGACTAAG GAAAATGGTGGATCTCCTCGGGAGGCAAGCCATGTTTTCATGCCATCCAACAGTGAGGTACACAGGATGACAAGAGGGTTGACTAAAAGTACTGAGCCCCTCCCCACAGACTCCTTTTGCCATCCCATCTTACAAGACACTCAG GTTTCAGTGAGTGGTATGGACAGTGCCATGAtccagaggcagaggagggagctgcagctgctgattgTGGAGAtgagagacagggacagagagctCAACAGCATGGCTGCTTTCCACCAGAAGCAGCTTCTGGCCTGGGAACAGGATCGCCAGAGGGTGCTTACCTTGGAGCAGAGGTGTGCCCGTTTGGATG aTGAGCTGCAGAAGCGTAATGAGGTGATCAGGGTCTTGTCTAAACGTGTCTGCTTTGTGGAAACCAGGGAGAGGGGGGTCCAGAAAGAGCTCATTGTTACCCAGGAGCAGCTTCACAAGCTTGAAGAGAAACAACAGCACACCAGCCAAAAATGTCAAGATTTTGAG GAGAAAAATCAAAGCCTCAACTCTACAGTCATGGCTCTGTCCTCTCAAGTTGGCTCTCTGCAGGTCAGGGAGGAAGAACTGAGTGCCATGCTCAAATTCAAG GACAAAGATATGACTGAGGCGAACATTCGTATTGTGGAGCTCACAGCACGCCTGCAGGACATGGAGACATCACTGAAGGAGAGTCGCTCAGAGGAAAGCAGACTCCTGAAAgagctgaaggaaaaaaaacaacgttACAGGGAGGCCAAGCATGAAAACACACTACTTAAAG AGGACCTACAGCAGCAAATAGCACAAAGCAGCGCCCAGAGAGAAGAGATCATCCGCCTCAAACAGAGTCACGAGCTGCTTCACAGGGATCTGCTCCTGTCAG GGGAGGGAGACAGCTGGAAAGATGAACTGCTCACACTGGCTAGCTCCAGACAGCAGCGTGCAGAGTCTGAGCTGCGCTGTCTGCGACAG GTGTGTGAGAATCAACAGAATGACCTTCAGCTGTTGCAGCTGAACCTGGAAAGTGCCCGGGAATCCCTGAGGGAGAAGAGCGTTCAGGAACCCCTTTGCAG CCAGGATCTGGACAGCTTTTTGCCTTCTTGCCTCATTGAGAGGAATTCTGTGCCTGTCAACAACATTCCTACTCCACCAGCGGCCAGTTTGCAAAGCACAGTCAGTGCTGACCTGGGATTCTTCTCTGCCGACTTGAAGGAT CGGTTGTTAGATGAGTCTGGGCAGGTGCAGGCCAGTTTGGAGCGCACCTCGCTGAAACCCCCCAGATCCTTGCAGAACAGTGACACCAGCCTCAACAAAAGTCAGGACAGTGGGACCATTCAGCCCCATCACCGCTGTACATGCCAgacacctccccaccccccaaacccctcaaacacacaag CTCAGTCAGACTCCACCCAAAGGCAGCCTCAGTGA
- the hip1r gene encoding huntingtin-interacting protein 1, which produces MSKSKNKSENKTEKALAAEKEQFGKQQLHSISKTITSSETPLKEKYVRNIIMGSHKEGGATTFWSYILNLPLSSNSIISWKVCSLLHKVLRDGHPNAVRDSHRYCRNIKDMGVLWGNLHDRYGHIVALSAKYLCLKMEFHTKHKTIPANLEASDETVEREAGVDMNRVLDMTDELLNYMDAGLKMAETVLRQLDTNGAKSTTPAGQCRLAPLIPLILDCSFLYHFSVRLMFKLHSRISPDALLGHRERFRDLFTSLTQFFNRARETEFFKTIIQIPDLPDAPPNFLRAAALGEYKRPVVVIPNEEHHEEEEVEPQPEYKEMPQIPQYYMLSQMGVPDAVMEQRETETEALRKELEVLKPELQLIKSEAQKCVVELKSQVNRLEAELEEQRTHKQMALVDNEHLRMEVEALRCASVANAGAQIGFKEADTRAQAAELRFSQLKERHAELVTSHADLMKKNADTVKLLTGTKQDQENLLRAKQQLAGELESLRQENKTKIDHQQQEIDRLNKELLEQRAELSHVHSALGNREMEGSQLSSTIAGLQAERDMLLRSAREKDAELSSLRQQAQHQQSALDMEKDRYNRELEALRAQLQQQLAINAEQKLEIDRLRRELDKTQADLARANSALQSKDMAGSHLNSTIAGLQAERDVLLRSVRDHEAELNSLRQQAQLQQSSLDQERQRSSRELGSLQAQLQSQACREGELTQKLQEEQFCLLQCAVVEAEGIILDAVAKLDDPIHVRCTSSPDYLMNRAEITLGSIDKMQQSHLAYLGNMNDASGLLRTVTQFSHLTADTIVNGAATSHAAPTDQADRLTDSCRDCATHTLQFLRELKLQATLPRADPSAIRYTVQRILTMGQELRPKGQDVLKEELGSMVDKEMIATSTAIEEAVLRMDEMLNQARKDTSGIKLEVNQSILGSCSDLMKAIHMLVTAATDLQKDIVEGGRGAASVQEFYAKNSRWTEGLISASKAVGWGATEMLESADRVVTDQGKYEELIACSHEIAASTAQLVAASKVKADRNNKKLSTLQQASRHVNDMAAVVVTSTKHGQQQITDQGVMDFSSMSVIKLKKEEMEAQVRVLELETKLEQERVRLGELRKRHYVLDTSESLAAADQNDDADSFPPPPPPTLLDSPVVPQSYSQTQPNTNTQSFTPSNPFLQPQTQSFSLPQSYTPTQSYSPAQSYTPTQSYSQAQSYTPTQSYSQAQSYTPSQSYTPSQHYLPTQPFTATQPYTANQSQNYLKPQSYSQLPPVSHTPNFSQSQPTAQPQAAPQSSPEPSKPASTRKSNIFVKSGNLLKNAFKRSDAGTGES; this is translated from the exons ATGAGTAAATCGAAgaacaaaagtgaaaataagACTGAAAAAGCTTTGGCTGCGGAAAAAGAGCAGTTTGGTAAACAGcag CTCCACAGCATAAGCAAAACTATCACCTCGAGCGAAACACCGCTGAAAGAGAAATATGTACGCA ATATCATCATGGGGTCACATAAGGAGGGTGGAGCCACCACCTTTTGGTCCTACATCCTGAACCTGCCTCTGTCCAGCAACTCCATTATCAGCTGGAAGGTCTGCAGCCTGCTGCACAAAGTGCTGAGGGATGGACACCCCAAT gctgtcagAGATTCCCACAGATACTGCCGCAATATCAAAGACATGGGCGTTCTCTGG GGAAACTTGCACGATCGATATGGTCACATTGTTGCACTATCTGCCAAATACCTTTGCCTTAAAATGGAATTTCACACAAAG CACAAGACAATCCCAGCTAACCTGGAGGCCAGCGATGAGACGGTGGAGAGGGAGGCGGGAGTTGACATGAACAGAGT GTTAGATATGACGGATGAACTCTTAAATTACATGGATGCTGGCTTGAAGATGGCTGAGACAG TGCTGCGTCAGCTGGATACCAACGGGGCCAAATCTACAACTCCAGCTGGGCAGTGCAGATTGGCACCTTTGATCCCCCTCATACTGGACTGCAGCTTTCTCTATCACTTCTCTGTCAGACTGATGTTCAAGCTTCACAGCC GGATCTCACCAGATGCTCTTCTTGGACACCGGGAGCGGTTCCGTGATCTATTTACCAG tctCACACAGTTCTTTAACAGAGCCAGAGAAACTGAGTTCTTTAAAACCATCATCCAGATACCTGATCTACCAGAT GCTCCTCCAAACTTCCTCCGGGCTGCTGCTTTGGGTGAATATAAGAGGCCGGTGGTAGTTATACCTAATGAGGAACAtcatgaggaagaagaggtggagCCACAGCCAGAGTACAAGGAAATGCCACAGATACCACAG TACTACATGCTCAGTCAAATGGGAGTACCAGATGCTGTGAtggagcagagggagacagagactgaGGCTCTGAGGAAGGAGCTGGAGGTGCTCAAACCAGAGCTGCAGCTCATCAAGAGCGAG gCTCAGAAGTGTGTAGTTGAGTTGAAGTCTCAAGTGAACCGCCTGGAGgctgagctggaggagcagcGCACCCATAAACAGATGGCTTTGGTGGACAATGAACACCTGCGGATGGAAGTAGAGGCTTTGCGGTGTGCCAGTGTTGCCAACGCAGGAGCGCAGATTGGATTCAAGGAGGCAGACA CTAGGGCTCAGGCTGCAGAGCTTCGCTTTTCTCAGCTCAAAGAGAGGCACGCAGAGCTGGTTACCAGTCATGCTGACCTAATGAAGAAG aatgcTGACACAGTGAAGCTGCTGACCGGTACGAAACAAGACCAAGAGAACCTGCTGAGGGCCAAACAGCAGCTGGCTGGCGAGCTGGAATCTTTGAGACAGGAGAACAAAACCAAG ATTGaccaccagcagcaggagaTTGACCGGCTAAACAAAGAGTTACTGGAgcaaagagcagagctgagtcACGTTCACAGTGCTCTGGGAAATAGAGAAATG GAGGGTTCCCAGCTGAGCAGCACCATAGCAGGGCTGCAGGCAGAGCGGGACATGTTGCTGCGCTCCGCCAGGGAGAAAGACGCAGAGCTTTCCTCCCTGAGACAACAAGCACAACACCAGCAGAGCGCCCTGGACATGGAGAAGGACAGGTACAACCGAGAGCTGGAGGCCCTCAGGGCTCAGCTACAGCAGCAG CTTGCCATCAATGCAGAGCAGAAGTTAGAAATTGACAGACTGAGAAGAGAGCTGGACAAGACGCAGGCGGACCTGGCACGTGCAAATAGTGCCCTGCAAAGCAAAGACATG gcTGGATCCCACCTGAACAGTACGATAGCGGGGCTGCAGGCAGAGAGGGACGTGCTGCTGCGCTCTGTGAGGGATCACGAGGCCGAGCTGAACTCCCTCAGACAGCAAGCACAGCTCCAGCAGAGCTCCCTGGaccaggagagacagaggagcagcagagaactGGGAAGCCTGCAGGCTCAACTGCagtctcag GCTTGTCGTGAAGGTGAGCTGACCCagaagctgcaggaggagcagttctgtctgctgcagtgtgcagtgGTGGAGGCTGAGGGCATCATACTGGATGCTGTGGCCAAACTGGATGACCCCATACATGTCCGCTGCACCAGCTCACCAG ATTACCTCATGAACCGTGCTGAGATCACTCTGGGCTCCATAGACAAAATGCAGCAGAGCCATTTGGCCTATTTGGGAAACATGAATG ATGCCAGTGGTTTGTTGAGAACAGTAACGCAGTTCTCCCACCTCACTGCTGACACTATTGTCAACGGAGCAGCAACCTCCCACGCTGCTCCCACTGACCAGGCTGATC gtttgactgacagctgtcggGATTGTGCCACCCACACTCTGCAGTTCCTGAGGGAGCTGAAGCTCCAAGCCACCTTACCAAGAGCGGACCCCTCTGCAATACGCTACACTGTTCAGCGCATCCTCACCATGGGACAG GAGTTGCGTCCAAAAGGGCAGGATGTGCTAAAGGAGGAGCTGGGAAGCATGGTGGATAAAGAGATGATTGCTACATCGACTGCTATTGAGGAGGCTGTGCTGCGCATGGAT gagATGCTAAATCAGGCAAGGAAAGACACATCTGGCATTAAACTAGAGGTCAACCAGAG taTCCTTGGATCCTGTTCGGACCTGATGAAG GCCATTCATATGCTGGTGACAGCTGCTACTGACTTGCAAAAAGACATTGTGGAAGGAGGCAGG GGGGCGGCCTCTGTGCAAGAATTTTATGCCAAAAACTCAAGATGGACAGAGGGACTAATCTCAGCCTCTAAGGCTGTGGGCTGGGGGGCCACAGAGATGCT tgAGTCAGCTGACCGGGTCGTGACTGACCAGGGTAAATACGAGGAGCTCATCGCCTGTTCACATGAGATCGCCGCCAGCACTGCCCAGCTAGTCGCTGCCTCCAAG GTGAAGGCTGACCGTAACAACAAGAAGCTGTCCACACTGCAGCAGGCCTCACGACACGTCAACGACATGGCTGCTGTGGTTGTCACCTCCACCAAACACGGGCAGCAGCAGATCACTGACCAAG GTGTCATGGACTTCTCCAGTATGTCTGTGATTAAGCTGAAAAAAGAGGAGATGGAGGCTCAG GTGAGAGTGCTGGAGCTGGAGACCAAGCTGGAGCAGGAGCGTGTCCGTCTGGGGGAGCTGAGGAAGAGGCATTATGTGCTTGATACCTCTGAGTCTCTCGCTGCGGCGGACCAGAACGATGACGCTGATAGCTtcccgccaccgccgccgcccaCTCTGCTGGACTCCCCCGTCGTGCCCCAGTCTtattcacaaacacagccaaacacaaacacccagAGCTTCACACCATCCAATCCGTTCTTACAACCTCAAACTCAGAGTTTCTCTCTGCCCCAGtcgtacacacccacacagtccTACTCACCAGCCCAgtcatacacacccacacagtccTACTCCCAGGCCCAGTcttacacacccacacagtccTACTCCCAGGCCCAGTCTTACACACCTTCCCAATCATACACACCCTCCCAGCACTACCTCCCAACTCAGCCTTTCACAGCAACTCAGCCCTACACAGCAAACCAATCCCAAAACTACTTAAAACCTCAGTCGTATTCACAGCTGCCAcctgtgtcacacacaccaaacttcTCCCAGTCTCAGCCGACCGCTCAGCCTCAGGCAGCCCCTCAGAGCAGCCCAGAGCCCAGCAAACCAGCCTCTACAAGGAAATCCAACATCTTTGTCAAATCTGGAAACCTGCTGAAGAACGCG TTCAAACGAAGTGATGCGGGAACAGGAGAATCTTGA